One stretch of Chryseobacterium indologenes DNA includes these proteins:
- a CDS encoding SusC/RagA family TonB-linked outer membrane protein has translation MKNFTTVLKIAPAFLLASTVIHAQTKDSITNEKKIDEVVLIGYGKQKKTDLTGSITALSTADFNKGAVTTAEGLINGRSSGLVITQSGTPGNEATIRIRGGSSLNASNDPLLVVDGLPLDGVSLSTINPNDIESFSILKDAASTAIYGSRGSNGVILITTKKGGKKLRVSLNAFTTVNTLAKKIDVYSGDEFRNIINQYVPGKANLLGGANTDWQKEIFKTSVTTDINASVSGSLFGRVPSRFSIDNMDNSGLLITSQFRRTTANIALSPSFFDDHLKFNITGTYSYTFQNKASEDAIKNALSYDPTKPVFDSASPFGGYTEWTRYDMIDGVKVPKSYGTSNPVSMLRNKHDVQNFRRFFGNISMDYKFHFLPDLRLIVNAGLDSKELDGHVVTNKYSRTGYFSVNNVFNFYGEDSYSDESILNKNANVQLNYTKTFGKFNLEAMGGYEYQNYHKVSSASGNTLLYALDPTNNFYNPDSKPDVNLQAFFGRLNLGYANKYLLTINYRRDGSSRFSKNNRWGNFGGIAAAWKISEEDFLKGNSSISDLKLRASVGKTGQQDIGVYRYDYFKTYNTSTTLYYQFGNQFYEIAKANGYNQNLKWEESLKYNIGLDFGFLNNRIKGTLDFYLADTKDLLSIVPEGPLENLRIIGPKNIGKLQSRGIDLGLDIKAVKNENFTLNFNYNLSYNKVNIKQLEVNGIDKGGVGLGGFVQTFREGYSPYAFWVYQQVYDANGKPVEGAYVDRNGDGQITSADKYNYKKPQADVTMGLMTNATFGKNWDFSMGWRMSLGNYIYDQISSDRAHLGNINNTVDNTINNSPLDFNTTHFIEPQKMSDYYVKNGSFLKLDNVTVGYTFNRFIGNNASLRLYVAAQNVLTITKYKNIDPEIFNNGVDNSIYPRARMFTLGINANF, from the coding sequence GTGAAGAATTTTACAACTGTATTAAAAATAGCGCCTGCCTTTTTACTGGCAAGTACAGTAATACATGCGCAGACCAAAGACTCTATCACTAATGAAAAGAAAATTGATGAAGTTGTACTGATTGGGTATGGAAAACAGAAAAAAACTGATTTAACTGGATCTATTACGGCTCTATCTACCGCAGATTTTAATAAGGGAGCAGTGACTACTGCTGAAGGATTAATTAACGGTAGATCTTCAGGGTTAGTGATTACGCAGTCCGGAACACCAGGAAATGAAGCTACCATCAGGATCAGAGGAGGTTCTTCATTGAATGCTAGTAATGATCCTTTATTGGTGGTAGATGGGTTACCATTAGACGGAGTGTCTTTGTCTACCATTAACCCTAATGATATTGAATCATTTTCAATCCTAAAAGATGCAGCTTCTACTGCAATTTATGGTTCCAGAGGTTCTAACGGGGTAATATTAATTACCACAAAAAAGGGTGGTAAGAAGCTTAGAGTTTCTTTGAACGCATTTACAACAGTAAATACTCTGGCTAAAAAAATTGATGTGTATTCTGGTGATGAATTTAGAAATATCATCAACCAATATGTGCCGGGGAAAGCTAATTTATTAGGTGGAGCCAATACAGACTGGCAGAAAGAAATATTCAAAACATCTGTGACTACTGATATCAATGCTTCGGTTTCCGGAAGTTTATTTGGAAGAGTTCCATCTCGTTTTTCCATTGATAATATGGATAATTCAGGATTACTGATTACTTCTCAGTTCAGAAGAACAACTGCTAATATTGCATTAAGCCCAAGTTTCTTTGATGATCACCTGAAATTTAATATTACGGGTACTTATTCTTATACTTTCCAGAATAAAGCCAGTGAAGATGCTATAAAAAATGCACTTTCCTATGATCCTACAAAACCTGTCTTTGATTCAGCTTCTCCATTTGGAGGATATACAGAATGGACAAGATATGATATGATAGACGGGGTTAAGGTTCCTAAATCATACGGAACTTCAAATCCAGTGAGCATGCTTAGAAATAAACATGATGTCCAGAATTTCAGAAGATTTTTTGGAAATATCAGTATGGATTATAAGTTTCATTTCCTTCCTGATCTAAGATTAATTGTGAATGCCGGGCTAGACAGTAAAGAGCTGGATGGGCATGTGGTCACTAATAAATACTCCAGAACAGGTTATTTTTCAGTAAACAACGTGTTTAATTTTTATGGAGAAGATTCTTATTCAGATGAAAGTATTCTTAATAAAAATGCCAATGTTCAGTTGAATTATACCAAAACTTTCGGGAAATTCAATCTAGAAGCTATGGGAGGGTATGAATATCAGAACTATCACAAAGTGAGTTCCGCATCAGGCAATACATTACTCTATGCACTAGATCCAACCAATAATTTTTATAACCCGGATTCTAAACCGGATGTGAATTTACAGGCGTTCTTCGGGCGATTAAACTTAGGATATGCCAATAAATATTTGCTTACCATTAATTATAGAAGAGATGGTTCTTCCCGTTTTAGTAAAAATAATAGATGGGGTAATTTCGGAGGGATTGCTGCAGCATGGAAAATCTCTGAAGAAGATTTCTTAAAAGGTAATAGTAGTATTTCTGATTTAAAATTAAGAGCGAGTGTCGGAAAAACCGGTCAGCAGGATATCGGGGTGTATAGATATGATTACTTTAAAACCTATAATACTTCAACGACTTTATATTATCAGTTTGGAAATCAGTTCTACGAAATTGCGAAAGCAAACGGATATAACCAAAACCTGAAATGGGAGGAAAGTTTAAAGTATAATATAGGATTAGATTTTGGTTTTTTAAATAACAGGATAAAAGGGACATTAGATTTTTATTTGGCAGATACAAAAGATCTGTTATCAATCGTTCCTGAAGGACCTTTGGAAAACTTAAGAATTATAGGTCCTAAAAACATTGGGAAACTTCAATCCAGAGGTATTGATCTTGGGCTGGATATAAAAGCTGTGAAAAATGAAAACTTTACCCTGAACTTTAATTACAATCTGTCTTATAATAAAGTTAATATCAAACAACTTGAAGTGAATGGTATTGATAAAGGAGGTGTTGGTCTGGGTGGATTTGTTCAGACTTTCAGAGAAGGATACTCTCCTTATGCATTTTGGGTGTATCAGCAGGTTTATGATGCTAATGGAAAACCAGTTGAAGGGGCATATGTAGACCGAAATGGTGATGGGCAAATTACCAGCGCAGATAAATATAATTACAAAAAACCTCAGGCAGATGTTACAATGGGACTAATGACCAATGCAACTTTTGGTAAAAACTGGGATTTTTCAATGGGATGGAGAATGAGTTTGGGGAATTATATCTATGATCAGATTTCTTCTGACAGAGCTCACTTAGGAAATATTAATAATACGGTTGACAATACAATTAACAACAGTCCTCTGGATTTTAATACCACTCATTTCATTGAACCTCAGAAAATGTCTGATTACTATGTGAAAAACGGGAGCTTTTTGAAGCTGGATAATGTGACTGTGGGATATACGTTCAATAGATTTATAGGAAATAATGCTTCCTTGAGATTGTATGTTGCCGCTCAGAATGTTCTTACAATAACGAAATATAAAAACATTGATCCTGAAATATTTAATAATGGAGTAGACAATTCAATCTATCCAAGAGCACGAATGTTTACTTTAGGTATTAATGCTAACTTCTAA
- a CDS encoding RagB/SusD family nutrient uptake outer membrane protein, which yields MKLNRIKIFKLRNWAIAGIFLFTTSSCLNDLDVKVDDDELFTSEQFYANPASYKQFLAKIYAGLAVTGQKAGNGDSDLGNEDDGGPNEGFSQYLRGYWQLQELTTDEAIIAWGESDNPTIKDLNFNMWNADNVFNEAFFARIFFQIGLVNEYLRETTDEKLNSRGVSADLKAQIKTYRAEARFLRALSFYHAIDIYGKMPFATENDPLGTKPVMQSREFMFNYVIGELNAIEGELPAPRMNEYGRADKAAIWMLKAKLYLNAKVYTGADKSTEALTEVEKVIGSNYKVAQIPYANLFKADNNSNGAQEEIIFPINFDGIKTRTYGGTTFLIHANCTNEVGATLGIDFGWQGYRVRQEFMQSVGNTDPRVMKVAGNTDPASISDYLKFDQGTKLIKFSNKTSTGGNGSDSNFVDTDFPLFRMADAYLMYAELAIVNGKGSVATALNYVNVLRTRAGAPLVLQSALTPDFILSERGRELHWEGYRRQDLIRFGKYMSGYTWQWKGGTMNGADISSSKLLFPIPNKYLKLNSNLSQNPGY from the coding sequence ATGAAACTTAACAGAATAAAAATATTTAAATTAAGAAATTGGGCCATTGCAGGTATTTTTCTTTTTACAACATCATCTTGTTTGAATGACCTTGATGTAAAAGTAGATGATGATGAGTTATTTACATCGGAACAATTTTATGCAAATCCAGCTTCTTACAAGCAGTTTTTAGCTAAAATTTACGCAGGTTTAGCAGTAACAGGTCAGAAAGCAGGAAATGGAGATTCAGATTTAGGAAATGAGGATGATGGAGGTCCGAATGAAGGTTTTTCTCAATATTTAAGAGGATATTGGCAATTGCAGGAGCTGACAACAGATGAGGCTATTATTGCTTGGGGGGAAAGTGACAACCCTACAATCAAAGATCTTAATTTCAATATGTGGAATGCTGATAACGTCTTTAATGAGGCATTTTTTGCAAGAATATTTTTTCAAATAGGTCTTGTAAATGAATATTTAAGAGAGACAACAGATGAAAAATTGAACTCAAGAGGAGTGTCAGCAGATTTAAAAGCTCAGATTAAAACTTATAGAGCTGAAGCGAGATTTTTAAGAGCATTGTCTTTTTATCATGCTATTGATATTTATGGAAAAATGCCTTTTGCTACGGAAAATGATCCTTTAGGAACAAAGCCGGTAATGCAGTCAAGAGAGTTTATGTTCAATTATGTGATTGGTGAACTGAATGCCATTGAGGGTGAACTGCCTGCTCCAAGAATGAATGAATATGGAAGAGCAGATAAAGCCGCAATATGGATGCTTAAAGCTAAATTGTATCTCAATGCAAAAGTCTATACAGGAGCAGATAAAAGTACTGAAGCTCTAACTGAAGTTGAAAAAGTAATTGGTTCCAATTATAAAGTAGCCCAAATTCCTTATGCTAATTTATTTAAAGCAGATAATAACAGTAATGGGGCACAGGAAGAAATTATCTTCCCTATTAATTTTGATGGAATCAAAACAAGAACTTATGGAGGGACTACATTTCTGATCCATGCAAATTGTACGAATGAGGTAGGGGCAACTTTAGGAATTGATTTTGGCTGGCAGGGATACAGAGTCAGACAAGAATTCATGCAATCTGTTGGAAATACGGATCCAAGAGTCATGAAGGTGGCAGGAAATACAGATCCGGCTTCTATTTCAGATTATTTAAAATTTGATCAAGGAACCAAACTTATTAAATTCTCTAATAAAACTTCAACAGGTGGTAATGGAAGTGATTCCAACTTCGTAGATACAGATTTTCCATTGTTCAGAATGGCTGATGCTTATCTGATGTATGCAGAGCTTGCCATAGTTAATGGAAAAGGAAGCGTTGCTACAGCTTTAAATTATGTGAATGTTCTTAGAACAAGAGCAGGAGCACCTTTAGTATTGCAGTCAGCTTTAACTCCTGATTTTATCTTAAGTGAAAGAGGAAGGGAATTGCATTGGGAAGGATACAGACGTCAGGATTTAATCCGTTTTGGGAAATATATGTCCGGTTATACTTGGCAATGGAAAGGAGGAACCATGAATGGGGCTGATATTTCAAGTAGTAAGTTACTTTTCCCTATTCCTAATAAGTACCTTAAATTAAATTCTAACTTATCCCAAAACCCTGGTTATTAA
- a CDS encoding SusF/SusE family outer membrane protein, whose translation MKKFFKILIIAVAGISLVVSCEKDEDQAVLNETAQSKISADKTTIVLDKTKLDTEAVSFTWLKSTFNLTVASKPQIELGIKGTNFKESKFVDVINSPFSLTNKQLNTLAMSLGAVVNTANQIEVRLKTGVGKAAFYSNVITLAVTPYILGPNYNYTDLYLIGDATAAAWDNTATNTKFLSLQKGATAGVYSYTGYFAKGGFKMIKTPGSWDTQYGMGGATGILSSSGSSGDIKVDVAGYYKLTINTNALTYTFSPIADPTVSYTAISMIGTASGDWNTDVDLQKSTFDAHIWVKKNVALNSGEFKFRANHDWSTSWGVAQEFYGVATIGGANIPLSTAFKYDVYFNDITGEFSVIPVF comes from the coding sequence ATGAAGAAATTTTTTAAAATATTAATAATAGCAGTTGCCGGAATTTCTCTGGTGGTTTCCTGTGAAAAAGATGAAGACCAGGCAGTGCTGAATGAAACCGCTCAAAGCAAGATCTCAGCTGATAAAACGACAATTGTATTAGATAAAACTAAACTAGATACAGAAGCTGTAAGTTTTACATGGTTAAAGTCCACTTTTAATCTTACGGTAGCATCTAAACCACAAATAGAACTAGGAATTAAAGGGACGAACTTTAAAGAAAGTAAGTTTGTAGATGTAATAAACTCCCCTTTTTCTTTGACGAATAAGCAATTGAATACACTTGCAATGAGTTTAGGGGCAGTAGTGAATACAGCGAATCAAATAGAAGTGAGACTGAAAACAGGTGTAGGTAAAGCAGCTTTTTATTCCAACGTAATTACTTTGGCTGTAACTCCTTATATTTTGGGTCCTAATTATAATTATACAGATCTTTATCTGATAGGAGATGCTACAGCTGCCGCATGGGATAATACAGCTACAAATACAAAGTTCCTTTCTTTGCAAAAAGGAGCTACAGCAGGTGTTTATTCCTATACAGGGTATTTTGCAAAAGGAGGTTTTAAAATGATTAAAACCCCAGGATCTTGGGATACTCAATATGGAATGGGAGGAGCAACTGGCATTTTGAGTTCAAGCGGATCATCAGGAGATATTAAAGTAGATGTTGCAGGATATTATAAACTGACAATTAATACAAATGCATTAACATATACATTTAGCCCAATAGCTGATCCAACAGTATCTTATACTGCTATATCAATGATAGGAACCGCTTCTGGAGACTGGAATACTGATGTTGATTTACAGAAATCAACTTTTGACGCTCATATTTGGGTAAAGAAAAATGTAGCGTTGAATTCTGGAGAATTCAAATTCAGAGCTAATCATGATTGGTCAACAAGCTGGGGAGTGGCACAGGAATTTTATGGAGTAGCTACTATAGGAGGAGCCAATATTCCACTAAGTACAGCATTTAAATACGATGTGTATTTCAATGATATCACTGGGGAATTCTCAGTAATTCCAGTATTTTAA
- a CDS encoding glycoside hydrolase family 97 protein: protein MKKITVGALLLSMMFTGVKAQSLKSPDGKFEMNFQLKDGVPFYNLKYNGAVVVEDSKLGLRLFKDTAIKFASEIAKPEDAKYDLNNGFAKVDEKRDSKNETWQPVLGEKKNYINHYNELAVTLNQASTDRSIVVKFRLFNDGLGFRYEFPQQKNLNYFVIREEDSEIDFPTDMKAWWMVADYDSQEYQYQETKVSEIPAKWDKAYDANASQTLVKNAVQSPLMLKKEGKTPLYINVAEAAVLDYPASHLEVDAQNFKFKTHLTADRQGAKGYIQTPSVTPWRTIIVAPKAEEVMDSKMIFNLNEPTKYTDTSYIHPTKYMGVWWEMIIGKSQWAYSTAENVHLGKTDFTKLTPNGKHAANNTKVKEYIDFAAENGFQGLLIEGWNIGWEDWFGHSKEFVFDFITPYPDFDIKMLNDYAHSKGIKLIMHHETSGSATNYERWADKAFQTMNKYGYDAVKTGYVGDIIPRGEHHYSQWTINHFYRIAEKANDYKIMVNSHESVRPTGESRTYPNYISAEAARGTEYEAFGGNKPDHQTVLPFTRWMGGSMDYTPGIFQTKLDYYFPGDKRFVKTTLAKQLALYVTMYMPLQMAADLPENYKKHMDAFQFIKDVAADWDDTKILSAEPGDYVITARKAKGTENWFVGGITDENKREYTVDFSFLDKGKTYEATIYEDGKDADYIDNPQSYHIYNKTITSKSKINFKMARSGGFAITIKKK from the coding sequence ATGAAGAAAATTACAGTTGGAGCGCTCTTGCTCTCAATGATGTTTACAGGTGTGAAAGCACAATCTTTAAAATCGCCGGACGGTAAGTTTGAAATGAACTTCCAGTTAAAAGATGGGGTTCCTTTCTATAATTTGAAATACAACGGAGCGGTAGTGGTTGAAGATTCAAAATTGGGATTGAGATTATTTAAAGACACAGCCATAAAATTTGCTTCTGAAATTGCCAAACCAGAAGATGCAAAATACGACCTAAACAATGGTTTTGCAAAGGTAGATGAGAAAAGAGATTCCAAAAACGAGACATGGCAGCCGGTTTTGGGAGAAAAGAAAAATTATATCAATCACTACAATGAATTAGCAGTAACGTTGAATCAAGCTTCTACAGACAGGAGTATTGTGGTGAAATTCAGGTTATTCAATGATGGTCTTGGATTCAGATATGAATTTCCACAACAAAAAAATCTTAATTATTTCGTTATCAGAGAAGAAGATTCTGAAATTGACTTCCCGACCGATATGAAGGCTTGGTGGATGGTTGCAGACTATGACTCTCAGGAATACCAGTATCAGGAAACAAAAGTTTCTGAAATTCCGGCAAAATGGGATAAAGCATACGATGCCAATGCTTCTCAGACTTTGGTGAAAAATGCAGTTCAGTCTCCGCTAATGCTTAAAAAAGAAGGAAAAACACCTTTATACATCAACGTAGCAGAAGCTGCGGTATTAGATTATCCTGCTTCACATTTAGAGGTAGATGCTCAGAACTTTAAGTTCAAAACGCATTTAACGGCTGACAGACAAGGAGCAAAAGGATATATCCAGACACCGTCAGTAACCCCTTGGAGAACGATTATTGTTGCTCCGAAAGCTGAGGAGGTAATGGATTCTAAAATGATCTTTAATCTTAATGAGCCTACAAAATATACAGATACCTCTTATATTCATCCTACAAAGTATATGGGTGTTTGGTGGGAAATGATTATTGGGAAATCTCAGTGGGCGTATTCTACAGCTGAAAATGTTCATTTGGGAAAAACAGATTTTACAAAGTTGACTCCGAACGGAAAGCATGCGGCTAACAACACTAAAGTTAAAGAGTACATCGACTTTGCTGCTGAAAACGGCTTCCAGGGATTATTGATCGAAGGTTGGAACATTGGTTGGGAAGACTGGTTCGGCCACTCTAAAGAGTTTGTTTTTGACTTCATTACTCCTTACCCGGATTTTGATATTAAAATGCTGAACGATTATGCCCATTCAAAAGGAATAAAACTTATTATGCACCATGAAACTTCAGGTTCAGCTACGAACTATGAAAGATGGGCTGATAAGGCATTCCAAACCATGAATAAATATGGTTATGATGCAGTAAAAACAGGATATGTAGGTGATATTATTCCAAGAGGTGAACATCATTATTCTCAATGGACCATCAACCACTTCTATAGAATTGCGGAAAAAGCAAACGACTATAAAATCATGGTGAATTCTCATGAGTCTGTACGTCCTACAGGGGAAAGCCGTACTTATCCGAATTATATCTCAGCAGAAGCAGCGCGTGGAACAGAGTATGAAGCGTTCGGGGGAAATAAGCCAGATCACCAGACGGTACTTCCATTTACAAGATGGATGGGAGGTTCTATGGATTATACACCTGGAATTTTCCAGACGAAGTTAGACTATTATTTCCCTGGAGATAAACGTTTCGTAAAAACTACATTGGCAAAACAGCTTGCTTTATATGTAACAATGTATATGCCGCTTCAGATGGCAGCCGATCTTCCTGAAAACTATAAAAAGCACATGGATGCGTTCCAATTTATCAAAGATGTAGCTGCAGATTGGGATGATACGAAGATTTTATCAGCGGAACCCGGAGATTATGTGATCACAGCAAGAAAAGCAAAAGGTACAGAAAACTGGTTTGTAGGAGGGATTACTGATGAAAACAAACGTGAGTACACGGTAGATTTCTCATTCCTGGATAAAGGAAAAACCTACGAGGCTACGATCTATGAAGACGGAAAAGATGCTGATTATATCGATAATCCCCAGAGTTATCATATTTATAACAAAACGATCACGAGTAAGTCAAAAATTAATTTTAAAATGGCTAGAAGTGGTGGTTTTGCAATAACTATTAAAAAAAAGTAA
- a CDS encoding radical SAM protein, giving the protein MYNLGDKTYLKQPKFMSIDTIQAFATKLNEYCLENNLNNIQIVFHGGEPLLISKEFYRESIRIFKEILPDNYFDFVIQTNGVGLDDEWYQLFNELNIRVGVSIDGPKEYHDKYRVFHNGKGSYEEVKEAIILGQNYGLNGILSVINIKIPPQELYDEAKDLKVKGLSILLPDGHFDQLPEGMEKELVNTKNYTPYADWLIELFKIWKSDSDRMNVRFFKTLIDLIVGENEGDQTLGKTINGVAVLETNGNLEVADFIRACYEGITRNDINIHTHAIGDVFKDRLFDVYMNAHAMVAQKCLNCSVYDFCGGGFLGNRYSNERGFDNPTIYCHDMIKLITYIQNDIIDGIPLETQEEMELSKVSYEDIVHEMEFDNEEIMIESEVKEKLMHYRLA; this is encoded by the coding sequence ATGTATAATTTAGGTGATAAAACTTATCTGAAGCAGCCTAAATTTATGTCAATTGATACTATACAAGCTTTCGCAACTAAACTTAATGAATATTGCCTTGAAAACAATTTGAATAATATACAAATTGTCTTTCATGGAGGAGAGCCTTTATTAATATCCAAAGAATTTTATCGTGAATCTATAAGGATTTTCAAAGAAATACTTCCTGATAATTACTTTGATTTTGTGATCCAAACCAATGGTGTTGGTTTGGATGATGAGTGGTATCAGCTTTTTAATGAGTTGAATATCAGGGTTGGGGTGAGTATAGATGGCCCAAAAGAATACCATGATAAATACCGTGTTTTTCATAATGGTAAAGGTTCTTATGAGGAAGTAAAAGAAGCAATTATCCTGGGACAAAATTATGGACTCAATGGGATATTGTCTGTGATTAATATCAAAATTCCTCCTCAGGAACTTTACGATGAAGCTAAAGATCTTAAAGTAAAAGGTCTCAGCATTCTTCTGCCGGACGGTCATTTTGATCAGCTTCCTGAAGGAATGGAAAAAGAGCTGGTTAATACCAAAAACTATACTCCCTATGCAGATTGGTTGATAGAATTATTTAAGATTTGGAAAAGTGACAGCGATAGAATGAATGTCAGGTTTTTTAAAACTCTTATTGACCTGATTGTGGGCGAGAATGAAGGAGACCAGACTTTAGGTAAAACAATCAATGGAGTTGCTGTACTTGAAACGAATGGTAATTTAGAGGTCGCAGACTTTATAAGAGCTTGCTATGAAGGGATAACAAGAAACGATATTAATATTCATACCCATGCTATTGGTGATGTCTTTAAAGATAGACTTTTTGATGTGTATATGAATGCCCATGCTATGGTAGCACAGAAATGTCTTAACTGTTCTGTTTATGATTTTTGTGGAGGTGGGTTTTTAGGCAATCGTTATTCTAATGAAAGAGGTTTTGATAACCCTACTATCTATTGTCATGATATGATTAAACTCATTACCTATATTCAGAATGATATAATAGATGGAATCCCACTGGAAACACAAGAAGAAATGGAACTGTCAAAAGTTTCTTATGAAGATATAGTTCATGAGATGGAATTTGACAATGAAGAAATTATGATTGAATCTGAAGTTAAAGAAAAATTAATGCATTATCGTTTAGCATGA
- a CDS encoding sterol desaturase family protein, giving the protein MFDFSKMFESDGPDIVYPWAIPMFAGIIFIEMAYSHFNKEKLYETKDVATNVLLALLNYSLDIIMKGFSMLVMMFFYYHRIFDWEVGIWYWIAVFLAQDFAYYVHHYVDHHSRVFWAVHITHHNSDYFNITTGFRSPVFQPLYRYLFFSPLAFIGFHPLHVMVAYSAIQIYGTFVHTQSIKSMGFLEYILVTPSHHRVHHACNIKYLDRNMGMGLIIWDKIFGTFEKEDPEVPVKYGIYPKMKSKDPATVLFYEWRRIGKDLRQPGLTFGDRLKYLFYSPGWRHDGTGKTVKQFQKEYKEKVKSKPLPAQAEQTEAAEPEYTPN; this is encoded by the coding sequence ATGTTTGATTTTAGTAAAATGTTTGAAAGTGATGGACCGGATATTGTTTATCCTTGGGCCATTCCTATGTTCGCGGGTATTATTTTTATAGAGATGGCGTACAGCCACTTCAATAAAGAAAAGCTTTATGAAACCAAAGATGTGGCTACCAATGTGCTTTTAGCACTTTTAAATTACAGCCTGGATATTATAATGAAAGGGTTTTCTATGCTTGTCATGATGTTCTTTTACTATCATCGTATTTTTGATTGGGAAGTTGGTATATGGTATTGGATTGCCGTATTCCTGGCTCAGGATTTTGCTTATTATGTCCATCATTATGTAGATCACCACTCCCGTGTTTTCTGGGCTGTACATATTACCCATCATAATTCTGACTATTTTAATATTACCACAGGATTCAGAAGTCCTGTATTTCAACCTCTGTACAGATATCTGTTTTTCTCTCCACTGGCATTCATAGGATTCCATCCGCTACATGTTATGGTAGCTTATTCTGCCATTCAGATTTATGGAACCTTTGTCCATACCCAATCTATAAAAAGCATGGGCTTTCTTGAATATATTTTGGTAACCCCTTCACACCACCGTGTGCATCATGCGTGTAACATCAAATATCTTGACCGTAATATGGGAATGGGATTGATTATCTGGGATAAAATATTCGGGACGTTTGAAAAAGAAGACCCTGAAGTTCCGGTTAAATATGGCATCTATCCAAAAATGAAGTCTAAAGATCCTGCTACAGTTCTGTTTTATGAATGGAGAAGAATTGGAAAGGACCTAAGGCAACCAGGACTTACTTTCGGGGATCGTCTGAAATATCTTTTTTATTCACCGGGATGGAGACATGACGGTACTGGCAAAACCGTAAAACAGTTTCAGAAAGAATACAAAGAAAAAGTAAAAAGTAAACCACTGCCTGCTCAAGCTGAACAGACAGAAGCTGCCGAACCTGAATATACTCCCAATTAA